DNA sequence from the Dehalococcoidia bacterium genome:
CGATGATAGCGAGTGGAATGGAGGGCGTCAAGGGGACTGTCTGACCCCATATCGGAGTACGGTGTGACGGTACTGTGTTTCGTCTGATTAGGGGATTTCTCTGATTTAGGAGGAGGCAGTGATAGGTGGAGGGTGCTGCTCAGTGGGTCGGGCTGTACGTGATGCCTTCGCTTAGCATCGTGGGATGGTGTTTCTATGTCCTGCCTTATAGCCAAACCACGTCCCACGATATACGATTGCTCCAACCATCGGGCCGCGCTCAAGACGGGCCGACAGGGAAGGAGACCCCACTATGGCGACTTTCACAACCAGGCCCGTAATCATGGGAAACCGTGGCGTGGTGACGGCGGGACACTATCTCGTCGCATCGGCCGGACTGCGGATGCTGATGAACGGCGGCAACGCCATCGACGCTGCTGCTGCTATGGGCATCTGTGAGACTCTGCTCGAGCCACAGAGCTGCGGCATTGGAGGCGAGGTCCCCACCCTCATCTACTCTGCCAGGGAGGGCAAGACCTACGCCATCTCCGGCATGGGGTGGTCTCCCAAGGCATTCACCATCGACTGGTGCCGCGATAACGGCATCGACCTCATCCCCGGCGACGGCTACCTGCCTGCCACAGTCCCGGCTCCCGTCGACACCTGGGCGACTGCTGTTGCCCGCTTCGGCACAATGAGCTTCTCCGAGATTCTCCAGCCGACCATCGAGTTCGCCGAGCACGGCTTCCCCGTTTACGAGACCATGAGCAACCGCATCGGCCTGAGCGAGGACAAGTTCAATGACCTCTACCCGACCACGGGCGAGATCTATCTGAACAATGGGAAAGCGCGGAATACAGGAGAGATTCAGCGCAACCCCGACTTCGGCGCGATGCTCAGGATCATGTGCCGCGCAGAGGACGAGGCCAAGGGCCGGGGCAGGGTGGCCGGCATCGAGGCCGCCCGCGACGCTTTCTACAAGGGCGAAATTGCCGAGAAGATTATCAGGTTCATGGAAGACAACCCGGTCGAGGACGCCAGCGGCGAGGAGCACAAGGGTCTGCTCTCCTACGAGGACATGGCCGAGTGGCACGCTGACGTCGAGGAGCCTCTCTCCATCGAATACAATGGACTCGACGTGCACAAGTGCTCGTCGTGGACTCAGGGACCCGTCTTCCTGCAGCAGCTCGCCATCCTGCGTGAGCTTGACGTCAAGGGCTACGGACACAACTCACCTGAGTACCTGCACGCATGGGTCGAGTCGGCCAAGATGGCCTTCGCCGACCGCGAGGCTTACTATGGCGATCCTAAGATAGACGACGTCCCGTTCGACCTTCTGTTGTCAGGCGAGTACGGTAACATGAGGGCTGGGCAGATTGGCGAAGTCGCCTCTCTCGAGCTTCGCCCCGGCGATCTCGGCGGCGGAGTCCCCGAGTACACCTCGATCAGCGTGGTAGACGACAACCGCCGCGCTCTCGGTGTAGCAGCGAGGGAGATCAAGGACCTCGGATTCGGTCACGCTCACATCGGCGACACGACACACCTGGACGCCATGGACGCCGAGGGCAACATGGTCGCCGCGACTCCAAGCGGCGGCTGGCTCGGCTCATCCCCGATAGTAAAGGGACTGGGATTCCCGATGGGCACCCGTGGGCAGATGTTCTACCTGAACTCCGAGCGTCCCAACGCGCTGGAGCCGCGCAAGCGCCCGCGCGCGACACTCACTCCGACTATAGCTACGAAGGACGGAGGCCCGTTCATGGCCTTCGGCACACCGGGAGGCGACTCCCAGGAGCAGTGGACAATCCAGTTCTTCCTGAACCATGTCGAGTTCGGCATGGACCTCCAGGAGGCTCTCGACGCGCCGACAGTCCACACAACGCACTTCCCGTCGTCGTTCTACCCGCGCCACGCCTTCCCCGGACGCGTCGTCGCCGAGTCGCGCCTGCCAGAGAAGACGCTCAACGAGCTCCGAAAGCGAGGCCACGACATCGAGATGACCGGCGACTGGGCCAACGGGAAGGTCCTCGGCATCCGCTACCACTCCGACACCGGCACCATAGCCGGCGCCGCCTCCGCCAAAAACAACATAGGTTACGCCATGGGCTGGTAGTGGGGTACGACTGCCACTCGACAGAATGCGGTATGATTAGATGTACATGTAATTCATACCGGAGCAATCATGAAAATATCAGAACGAGGCCAGATAACTATTCCTAAGCACCTCAGAGAGCGCTACGGGATGACCAATAACGTCGAAGTCGAAATCACCCCAACCGAGAAGGGCCTACTCATTCAAAAGAGTACGGCAGCGGAGCACCCGGTTGACCGCATCGTAGGGATTCTTGATGGGGTCGTCGATGATGATCTCGACATCGACGAATACATTGAGGAAATCCGCGGGAGGTGATAACCGCGGTCGATACAAATGTCCTGATGGACATATTTCGGTCTGGTTCACCGAACCACATTCAGTCACAGTCATGGCTTCGCGCCGCTTACGACACTGGCGCCATCATCGTGTGCGATGTTGTGTATGCGGAACTCGTCCCCTTCTTCCGTGATCGTTCTCAATTGGATGAGTCATTGCGAGCAGTTAATGCGGTTGTCTCATCTATCGACACTTCGATAGCGTATCAGGCCGGATCACGCTGGATGCAGTATCGTAGGGCAGGTGGACCCCGAACAAGGATCATCGCCGACTTTCTTATTGGCGCACACGCGATGTCAGTCGCCGACGTGTTCCTCACCCGAGACCGCGGCTTCTTCGCCACTTACTTTCCCGAACTGAAGGGCGCCGAAAGTCAGTGACTGACTTGGCCCGTGTCCAATACGGCGACACTACCATTGAGTACGTCGTTCGGAGAAGCAAGCGTCGAAAGAAGACCGTCGAGATTAGTCTGAGAGGCGACGGTGTTCGTGTTGCTGCTCCCTGGAGGACATCGGACAAGCGGCTGCGCGAGTTCGTTCTCAGCCGGGCACCCTGGATCATCGAGAGGCTGGACGAGGAGCGGGCCCGTAAGTCGAAGGCGCTTCGATTCGTCAGTGGCGAGAAGCTGCCGTACATGGGCCGTAGCGTCTCACTTGAGGTGAAGGCTGCCGATGTGCGGTCATCGAGTGTGAAGTTCGATCGTTGGCGATTTCTTGTATCCACGCCCCGGGGATTGACAGTCGTTGAACGCCGCGAGGGAATTCATCGCGCTATAGCCGAGTGGTACAAAGCTAGGGCCTATGTGCGTATTCCCGATAGCGTCGACCAGTGGTGGGACAAGCTTGGCAAGCGAGAGAGATCACGGATACTGATTGGTGATCAGAAACGCCGCTGGGGTAGCTGCTCCATAGATGGCACGCTCCGATTCAGCTGGCGGGTCATGATGCTGGAGCCGTCGCTGATCGAGTACGTCGTTGTTCACGAACTTGCCCACCTGACTCACCACAATCACTCTGCCAACTACTGGGCGCTGGTGAAGAAGGTGCTGCCGGACGTTCAGCAGAGGCGACAGCGCATCAGGGAAGTAGGGCTGAATATTCAAGTGTGATCTCTCATGCCTCTATTGACTTGAGCCAGGCATTCGTCCTAGAAATAGAATACTCTTTCAGCATTAAGTCAGCAGTGGTGGGTAAAGAAGAAAATGGAACAGCAGTCACCTGTCGACATCACGGGATTCGTCTCCGGCGGTGAGGTAACACTGTGCTTCGAGTACAGTGGATGTGCCGACCACCTTGCCAACACGGGTGAGTTCATTAAAGTCAACTACGAAGACGGCGGCGGCATCGTTCTCGATGGGCGCTCGTACCAGGTTGCCGAGGCCCACTCTCACAATCCCAGCGAGCACACGATTGAAGGCGAGCGTTTCCCACTGGAGATGCACCTGGTCCACAGGAGCGAGGGAGATCGAATAGCCGTGGTAGGTGTGCTGTTTCGCGAGGGCGAGGCCAATGCTGCAATTCAGGCGATCATCGACGCCGCTCCCGGTGAAGATGGAGCAACCTTCCCAGCCTCGGGACTGGGCGCAGCCGACTTCCTGCCCGAAGGTCGGGACTACTACTCTTACATCGGCTCGCTGACCACGCCTCCCTACACCGAGGGGGTACGCTGGCATGTGATGGCAGACGCTCTGGAGGTCTCAGCTGATCAGGTAGCGCAACTTGCTGCTCTGACAGGCGGAGGCACCAACAGCCGTCCCCTTCAACTGCTCAACGGCCGGCAGATCACGGCTCGAGGGATGAGCTGACGGACTGCTCTCCCTAAACTCGCACCTTTACCGGATTGGCGAGATCTCTGACGAGTACAAGCGCCGGTTCAGCCAGGAGTCTGTGCTCCAGGTTGTGACCGACGCTTGTGTTTCGTTCCAGTAATCCTGTTCCAGGCGGCTCTACTTCCACCCCATGCTGCCGTCTTTGCGGGGGATCAGTGACACACGGTGGCCGGACTCACACCGGTATCGCTCCTCACGGATCTGCTTGCGCTTACCGCTCAGTGAGGTCTGCTCCATGTCCACGTCTTCTTCGCAGAACGGGCATGTTACGCCGAACACGATCCGGTTGCGCAGTCGACGCACCTGAACGTGCGCCAGAGTCTCGGCAAATTTCGGGAATTCGCCTATGTACCGGAACACATAGCGGGTGCTGGAACTCATCAGGTTCCTCTTGCCTATCCGGGTGGGTGGTGAATAGCTGTAATCGACGTACCCACACTGGAGACACTGCGGTTCGTCGTATCTGGAAACCAGGGACGTATCGCAGCGCGGGCACATGCTATGTCGAACTTGAGGTTTGGTGTCGGGTGAATGTGCCGACGAGATCACCATTTACGTAACTCCCCTTCGAAGTTGGCTGGTCTCGATATGGAGGCTCGTTGGGAGGAGAGACTCAGCAACGAGCGGCCAGGTCGCCAAACATTATAGATAATCTCACATTGATGTTTGCAAGGGGTAAAATAAGTAATCCCGTTGTAATTTTCTTGGAATATGGCTAGGTTTTGATTGATACACGTTTACATGTGGACATATATGGGATAATCGCGACTTATGTAAGTACAGAAGCCGTGGTAATCCCATTTATACGCCAGCGATTTTCGCCGCCTAGAGAGAATCGCCCGTTTGAGGTGGCTGCTGTGGGTGATTAAATTCGACATTTGGTGTGTGTGATCGCGTATCCAGATTTGAATTTCCACTTTCGTTCGCTGCGGGAACGGCGCAAGCTAACGCACGGTCACTGTTGAGTTTTCGGTAGAATAGGGGGAGTAGAATCACCAGAGAGGCAAGAGGCACTTCGATTGCTCGCCATACAACAGCACATTTGAGGCAGCCCACGGTGTTCCCTGAATCAATTTTCGAGACTCTCTCAACTGCGAGCATTGGCGCATACGCCGTCAATGTCGAGCAGACCATTCTGTTCTGGAACAGGAGCGCTCAACAGATACTGGGGTACTCGTCCGATCGGGTTCTTGGGCGTCGATGCTACGACGTGCTGGTAGGCACAACCGCCGGCAGCCTGACTCCGGAGTGCCTGGCTGGCTGCCCATCGATCCTATGCCTGCAGTCGGGCCAGATACCGGGCATCCTCAGATTGCAGATGCTGTGCGCGTCGGGCAGCAGAATGTGGGTCTCGCTAACGCCAATGGTTATCGGCGGCGGCCAGAATGACCCGCCGTTGCTTGTCCATCTCTTTTCTGACGGACCGGAGCCCGAGGGACTGGACATGGCCGCCGAATCTGTGAGGCATGAACTATCCCAGGGCGGATACGACATCGTGTCGGACCGGGTCTCTACCGATGTGGCCCCATCTGAGACGCCATCGCTAACGTCCCGGGAGCTGGAAGTCCTGCGACTTGTCGCATTGGGCAGTCATGTCTCTGATATATCGGCGGAGTTGCACATCAGTCCTCACACCGTCCGCAATCACATACGCAACTTCCGCAGCAAACTGGGGGCGAACACGAGACTCGAAGCCGTGGTCGATGCCTTGCGGCTGGGAATTCTGCAGCTCGACTGATGTCCGGGGTGGCAATCGATCTGATTCGCCGCCAGGGACTGTCGCGACATTGCCGCTGGACACGCCCACGTCGACTGGTCCGACTGCCCACCGCAGCGAACTGAGCGAGTTACCTGGTTAACTCAGCTTCATACCTGGAGCCGGCCCACACCCGAAATCTGGCACAACCGTGGCATTTGCTTGTCCCGCTTCCTGTACTAGTATGTCCCAGTATCGGGAATACTCCGCCATCTGAGCTCATGGGAATGGGATTTCAGAGCAACGTGTCTGTAAACATCAAGAGAGTCGCCGCCGCGATTGCCCTTGCTGCGGTCGTTCTGGCGGCCGTGGGTGCTTCGGCGGTTTATCTCACTTCCGGCTCTATCACCGATGAGGGGGAGTCGGCAGCTGGAGGCGTCGAGGCAGCCCCTGACTTGAAGCTGGCCGCCACCCAGGTCGAACTCGGCCATCTTCTCTTCTACGATGGACGCCTTTCAGGGGACGGGTCCACGTCCTGTGCAACGTGCCACGATCCAAACAACGCATACATGGACGGGGAGCCGCTTTCCGCTGGGTACAGCAGGGGCAACCCGTACTTCCGAAATACGCCGACACTCCTTAATGCCAGCAAGATGCCGTTCTATGACTGGGACGGCCGGTTCGCGCAGGGAGATCTTGCGACCGTCGTTCGCGATCACATTGCCGAGGCCCACTTCATGAGCCTGGACGGAAGGCTGCTGGTTGAGCGAATGCGCCAGGTGCCCGAATACGAAGAGAGCTTCAAGGGCGTCTTCGGTTCTGAGGTCTCGTACGGCAAGGTGTTGAACGCCGTGGCTGCTTACCTGCAGACGCTTGAGTCGTCTGACGACAATCCCTACCTTGCCTACAAGTCGGGTGACACCGACGCCCTGAGCACTCAGGCGAGGCGAGGCCTGGACCTCTTCGAGGGGAAGGCCGGCTGTGTTCAGTGTCACAGCGGCGACCTTCTCTCCGACGGCCAATTTCACAACCTTGGCGTCCCGGACAACTCCCTGATTTTCGAGGACCCCCAGCGCCACATCACGTTCAGGCGTTTCTTCCGAATGTTCGGTGTGAGCGAGTTCGTGACCATGCGTGACGACCCGGGACTCTATGCCCTGACTACCGACGAGGCCGACAGGGGAAAGTTCCGCACTCCGTCGCTGCTTGAGGTGGCGAGGACGGCTCCGTACATGCACGGTGGTGTATTTGAGTCGCTCAGCGAGGTCGTTGAGTTCTACAACGCAGGGGGAGGCACTTCGGATAACAAGGACGCCGCTCTGAGCCCGCTCGGCCTTACAGACGCGGAGGCTGCCGACCTCGTGTCGTTCCTCGAAAGCCTTTCAAGTCCGGCCGAGGTCGTGAACATCCCTGAGCTTCCCATGTACGAACTGCGGACACTGGGGGCGAACTGATGAACCCTCGGAGTATTGAATTCGCCCTGTTTGGCGGGTGGCTTGCCTTTATGGTCGTGGTGATCGTGTCAGTCTTCGTGTTCGCACTGGACCAGGAACCCGCTCCGACCCCGTACGTGCGGGCTACTCCGCCGCCGCCTGAACCGACGCCTACTGCGGGGCCTCGTATAGGGCCGTCGGCAGCCGACCTCAGGAGTCGTGGTCTCGGCATTCTGCCGCCGGTCACGATGCCTGACGACAACCCCATGACCTCAGAGAAAGCAGAGCTGGGGAAGATCCTGTTCTTCGATCGCCGGCTGTCGGGCGATGGGTTTGTCGCCTGCTCCACCTGCCATCTGCCGAATGCCGGCTGGGGTGACGGCAACGCGCTGTCGCTCGGCTATCCGGGCACGCTCCACTGGCGAAACTCACAGACCATCATCAACACAGGCTACCAGGCAAAGCTGTTCTGGGGCGGTGAGAAGACGAGCCTCGAGGCGCAGGCCAAGTCTGCCTGGACGGGCAACATCGCGGGTAACCTGGACCCGATCATGGCGGAAGAGACCCTGAGGCAGATTCCGGACTACGTACAGAGATTCCAGGAAGTTTTCGGGACCGAGTCGCCCAAGTTCGATGATGCGTTACGCGCACTCGCAGCCTTCGAAGCTACGGTCAACTCCAGAAACGTCCCCTTCGACAACTACCTGAGGGGCAACCAGGAGGCGATGTCAGACGCCGCACTGCGTGGAGCGGAGCTGTTCGTTGGAAAGGCCCGCTGCATCGTGTGCCACGGAGGCACGTTGCTCACCGATCAGAGCTATCACAACACCGGCGTTCCCCAGAATCCCGCGTTCGAGTCTGATCCACTGCGCCAGATAACGCTTCGTTTCCAGCACCGGGCGAGGGGAGTCACTGAGGAAGTGTACCGGAGCGCAGACAGAGACCTCGGTCTCTACTACACGACCAAGCAGGACAGCGACAGGGGGAAGTTCAGGACCCCGCCGCTGCGTGAGGTGGGGCAGACAGGCCCCTACATGCACAACGGCGTGTTCGAGACTCTGACAGAGGTCGTGGATTTCTATAACGACGGCGGAGGCCAGAACCCGAACCTGGACCCGCTGGTACGGCCACTGGGCCTGACCTCGGACGAAATTGCAGACGTGGTGGCATTCCTCCACAGCGTCACAGGGGACCCGATCATCATTCAGCCTCCTGACATGCCCGAGTACGCGGTAATGGGCCCGTGACGGAGCGAGAAGAGGGCGCTATGGACCAATCCATGAAGACCAGGGTTACTCCGGAGAAACTTCCGAACGCGCTGGAATACTGCGTTACCCGTCGCCAGTTTCTGTTCATGGGAGCTGCGGCTGTAGGTACTGTCACCCTTGCTACGGTCGTCCCAGGGCAGCTGTTCTCGGCGCAGGTAGCAGCGTACGACGGAATGATGGTCGGCAGACTCAGCGAGCTGCGGGTCGGCGAGGTTGTCCAGTTCAGGTACCCGTGGGACCACGGAAACTGCGACAGCTATCTCATCAAGCTGGGCACTCCTGCCGGAGGAGGCATCGCCTTCAACACCATCTGTCCTCACATGGGGATCTCCCTCCTTGGAAGCTTCAAGTCGGAACACCAGGTCATGGGCCCGTGCCCATCTCACCTCAGCACCTACGATCTGACCCGCCACGGAATGATAATTTCCGGTCATGCCTCACAGGGACTACCCCAGATAGTGCTGGAGGCCCGGGGTGATGAAATCTATGCCACTGGCGTTATGGCCCTGATCTACGGCTTTGGCAACAACGAGGTCCAGCCGGTCTAGCCGGCCCCCGGAGAGAGGTCAAGGAATGGCAGACGTTACAGACCAGTACGTGCCGATGGACAGCGTTCCGCTGCCGCCACCGGATGCCAACATGGTGACCACGGCCTGCGACTACTGCATCGTGGGCTGCGGCTATCGAGTGTATACATGGCCGGAGGGTACTGAAGGAGGGCCAAGGGCGACGGAGAACGCGTTTGGCATAGACCTGCCGGCCAATGCCTTCCAGGGATGGGTGAGTCCGAACCAGCACAACATCGTCAGCGTAAACGGCCAGCCCCATCACGTTGTGGTACAGCCCGATCCGCACGCAGACGTCGTCAATCGCAAGGGCAATCACAGCATTCGGGGCGGGACACTGGCGCTGAAGGCATACAACCCCGATACGCCGACGCGGGACAGGCTCAAGACGCCGCTCATGAGGGTAAACGGAGAGCTTACTCCGATTTCCTGGGACGACGCTTTTGAAATCATGACCCGTGTGTCCAAGTACGTCATCGCCAACCACGGCGAGGCGGCCTGGGGCATGAAGACCTACTCCTACGAGTACTTTGAGAACACCTACGCCATATCCAAGCTCGCCTTCCGGTCGATAGTCACACCTGCCTACTCGCCGCATGACAAGCCAGGACCGGGCAACGACACCGCTGGCCTCGACGACAGCGGGGTCATCCCGTTCAGCGCGTCGTTCGAGGACTGGTCTGAGGCCGACGTCATCTTCATCAGCGGCACAGACCCGTTCGAGACCAAGACGGTGCTGTTCACCGAGTGGATGATGACGGGCAACCTGGACAAGCATCTGATCTTCACGCTTCCCCGCAAGACTGCCGGGGTAGCCTGGGCAGAGACGAAGGGCGGCGTCTGGCTGCCTGTGATCCCAGGCTCCGACACGGTGCTGCACCTTGCACTCGCCCGAATCATTCTCGAGAACGGCTGGGAGGATACCGAGTTCATCGAGAAGTGGATAGCGAACAACTGGGAGATCGACGCCGGCATGGGGCGCGGCACGCGCAACACGCCCTGGCAATGGCGGACGACATGGGGACAGCTTGGCACCGACTTCGATGGGTATCGTGACTGGCTGTTCGAACAGCCTCATGCTGAGCTGGGCAGGGCCGCCGAGATAACCGGAGTGCCGGCCGAGCTCATCCAGCAGGCTGCCGAGATGATCGCAAAGCCGGTCGATGGCGTCAGGCCAAGGACGTCGTTCGGGTTCGAAAAAGGCAACTACTGGTCGAACAACTATCTCAACACGGCCTCGTACGCCGCGCTTGGGCTTCTCTGCGGAGCGGGGAACCGGCCGGGCCGGATGATCTCCCGACTCGGAGGACACCAGCGGGGATGGATGGGCGCTGCCTCATATCCGCGCAGCGATTCACCGAACAGGCTCCCCGGACGCAGGCGGCAGGCGATAGACCTCGACAGGTGGGTTGAGAGCGGCAACCTGCGATTCGCATGGGTCATTGGGACCACCTGGACGCAGGCAATGGCAGCGTCCAATGCGTTCGCCGACAGGTTCATCGAACTAACCCGCGAAAACCCGCACCAGATAACTAGTTCAGATGTCGACGAGGCATCTGAGGCGTTGATCCGGCGCGCCGACAGCGGTGGAATGGTCGTAGTAGACCAGGACATATACCTAAGGAGTCCGATCGGCGACGTGATTGCCGACATCATCCTGCCGGCTGCGACATGGGGCGAGGAGAACTTCTCGCGTTGCAATGGAGAGCGCAGGCTGCGACTGTACTCCAAGTTCTACGACCCGCCGGGCGATTCGATGCCCGACTGGAAGATAATTGCCGGATTCGCCCAAAAGATGGGCTTCCAGGGGTACGACTGGCGGGACTCGAACGACATTTTCGAAGAGGCCGCCCGCTTCAGCCGGAACGGCATGTTGAACTACCATCCTCTGGTGGTCAAGGCGAAGCAGGAGGGTAAGTCAGGCCACGAAAAGCTCCGGGAGCTTGGGACCACTGGCCTGCAGACGCCTATCAGGATGGTCAACAACGAACTGGTGGGGACGCAGAGACTCCACGACTCTACGCTGCAGCTCGGACCTCCTGAGGGAGTGACGGTCCATCCCAAGTGGCTGACGCACTTCCATTCGCATTCGGGCAAGGCTGTGCTGAACAAGTCGCCCTGGGAGTGGTTCAGCGACTTCTACGAGCGCATAACACCGACGGGTGACGAGCTGTGGG
Encoded proteins:
- a CDS encoding gamma-glutamyltransferase family protein, producing MATFTTRPVIMGNRGVVTAGHYLVASAGLRMLMNGGNAIDAAAAMGICETLLEPQSCGIGGEVPTLIYSAREGKTYAISGMGWSPKAFTIDWCRDNGIDLIPGDGYLPATVPAPVDTWATAVARFGTMSFSEILQPTIEFAEHGFPVYETMSNRIGLSEDKFNDLYPTTGEIYLNNGKARNTGEIQRNPDFGAMLRIMCRAEDEAKGRGRVAGIEAARDAFYKGEIAEKIIRFMEDNPVEDASGEEHKGLLSYEDMAEWHADVEEPLSIEYNGLDVHKCSSWTQGPVFLQQLAILRELDVKGYGHNSPEYLHAWVESAKMAFADREAYYGDPKIDDVPFDLLLSGEYGNMRAGQIGEVASLELRPGDLGGGVPEYTSISVVDDNRRALGVAAREIKDLGFGHAHIGDTTHLDAMDAEGNMVAATPSGGWLGSSPIVKGLGFPMGTRGQMFYLNSERPNALEPRKRPRATLTPTIATKDGGPFMAFGTPGGDSQEQWTIQFFLNHVEFGMDLQEALDAPTVHTTHFPSSFYPRHAFPGRVVAESRLPEKTLNELRKRGHDIEMTGDWANGKVLGIRYHSDTGTIAGAASAKNNIGYAMGW
- a CDS encoding AbrB/MazE/SpoVT family DNA-binding domain-containing protein — translated: MKISERGQITIPKHLRERYGMTNNVEVEITPTEKGLLIQKSTAAEHPVDRIVGILDGVVDDDLDIDEYIEEIRGR
- a CDS encoding PIN domain-containing protein — its product is MITAVDTNVLMDIFRSGSPNHIQSQSWLRAAYDTGAIIVCDVVYAELVPFFRDRSQLDESLRAVNAVVSSIDTSIAYQAGSRWMQYRRAGGPRTRIIADFLIGAHAMSVADVFLTRDRGFFATYFPELKGAESQ
- a CDS encoding M48 family metallopeptidase yields the protein MARVQYGDTTIEYVVRRSKRRKKTVEISLRGDGVRVAAPWRTSDKRLREFVLSRAPWIIERLDEERARKSKALRFVSGEKLPYMGRSVSLEVKAADVRSSSVKFDRWRFLVSTPRGLTVVERREGIHRAIAEWYKARAYVRIPDSVDQWWDKLGKRERSRILIGDQKRRWGSCSIDGTLRFSWRVMMLEPSLIEYVVVHELAHLTHHNHSANYWALVKKVLPDVQQRRQRIREVGLNIQV
- a CDS encoding carbonic anhydrase family protein is translated as MEQQSPVDITGFVSGGEVTLCFEYSGCADHLANTGEFIKVNYEDGGGIVLDGRSYQVAEAHSHNPSEHTIEGERFPLEMHLVHRSEGDRIAVVGVLFREGEANAAIQAIIDAAPGEDGATFPASGLGAADFLPEGRDYYSYIGSLTTPPYTEGVRWHVMADALEVSADQVAQLAALTGGGTNSRPLQLLNGRQITARGMS
- a CDS encoding DUF3574 domain-containing protein → MLSLNSHLYRIGEISDEYKRRFSQESVLQVVTDACVSFQ
- a CDS encoding PAS domain-containing protein; this encodes MFPESIFETLSTASIGAYAVNVEQTILFWNRSAQQILGYSSDRVLGRRCYDVLVGTTAGSLTPECLAGCPSILCLQSGQIPGILRLQMLCASGSRMWVSLTPMVIGGGQNDPPLLVHLFSDGPEPEGLDMAAESVRHELSQGGYDIVSDRVSTDVAPSETPSLTSRELEVLRLVALGSHVSDISAELHISPHTVRNHIRNFRSKLGANTRLEAVVDALRLGILQLD
- a CDS encoding c-type cytochrome, translating into MGFQSNVSVNIKRVAAAIALAAVVLAAVGASAVYLTSGSITDEGESAAGGVEAAPDLKLAATQVELGHLLFYDGRLSGDGSTSCATCHDPNNAYMDGEPLSAGYSRGNPYFRNTPTLLNASKMPFYDWDGRFAQGDLATVVRDHIAEAHFMSLDGRLLVERMRQVPEYEESFKGVFGSEVSYGKVLNAVAAYLQTLESSDDNPYLAYKSGDTDALSTQARRGLDLFEGKAGCVQCHSGDLLSDGQFHNLGVPDNSLIFEDPQRHITFRRFFRMFGVSEFVTMRDDPGLYALTTDEADRGKFRTPSLLEVARTAPYMHGGVFESLSEVVEFYNAGGGTSDNKDAALSPLGLTDAEAADLVSFLESLSSPAEVVNIPELPMYELRTLGAN
- a CDS encoding c-type cytochrome, translating into MNPRSIEFALFGGWLAFMVVVIVSVFVFALDQEPAPTPYVRATPPPPEPTPTAGPRIGPSAADLRSRGLGILPPVTMPDDNPMTSEKAELGKILFFDRRLSGDGFVACSTCHLPNAGWGDGNALSLGYPGTLHWRNSQTIINTGYQAKLFWGGEKTSLEAQAKSAWTGNIAGNLDPIMAEETLRQIPDYVQRFQEVFGTESPKFDDALRALAAFEATVNSRNVPFDNYLRGNQEAMSDAALRGAELFVGKARCIVCHGGTLLTDQSYHNTGVPQNPAFESDPLRQITLRFQHRARGVTEEVYRSADRDLGLYYTTKQDSDRGKFRTPPLREVGQTGPYMHNGVFETLTEVVDFYNDGGGQNPNLDPLVRPLGLTSDEIADVVAFLHSVTGDPIIIQPPDMPEYAVMGP
- a CDS encoding Rieske 2Fe-2S domain-containing protein, which produces MDQSMKTRVTPEKLPNALEYCVTRRQFLFMGAAAVGTVTLATVVPGQLFSAQVAAYDGMMVGRLSELRVGEVVQFRYPWDHGNCDSYLIKLGTPAGGGIAFNTICPHMGISLLGSFKSEHQVMGPCPSHLSTYDLTRHGMIISGHASQGLPQIVLEARGDEIYATGVMALIYGFGNNEVQPV
- a CDS encoding arsenate reductase (azurin) large subunit translates to MADVTDQYVPMDSVPLPPPDANMVTTACDYCIVGCGYRVYTWPEGTEGGPRATENAFGIDLPANAFQGWVSPNQHNIVSVNGQPHHVVVQPDPHADVVNRKGNHSIRGGTLALKAYNPDTPTRDRLKTPLMRVNGELTPISWDDAFEIMTRVSKYVIANHGEAAWGMKTYSYEYFENTYAISKLAFRSIVTPAYSPHDKPGPGNDTAGLDDSGVIPFSASFEDWSEADVIFISGTDPFETKTVLFTEWMMTGNLDKHLIFTLPRKTAGVAWAETKGGVWLPVIPGSDTVLHLALARIILENGWEDTEFIEKWIANNWEIDAGMGRGTRNTPWQWRTTWGQLGTDFDGYRDWLFEQPHAELGRAAEITGVPAELIQQAAEMIAKPVDGVRPRTSFGFEKGNYWSNNYLNTASYAALGLLCGAGNRPGRMISRLGGHQRGWMGAASYPRSDSPNRLPGRRRQAIDLDRWVESGNLRFAWVIGTTWTQAMAASNAFADRFIELTRENPHQITSSDVDEASEALIRRADSGGMVVVDQDIYLRSPIGDVIADIILPAATWGEENFSRCNGERRLRLYSKFYDPPGDSMPDWKIIAGFAQKMGFQGYDWRDSNDIFEEAARFSRNGMLNYHPLVVKAKQEGKSGHEKLRELGTTGLQTPIRMVNNELVGTQRLHDSTLQLGPPEGVTVHPKWLTHFHSHSGKAVLNKSPWEWFSDFYERITPTGDELWVTNGRINELWQSAFDDVRKPYIHARWPEHFVEMHPDDAAARGVESGDEVRIASGDILVQTGGFAFVSGDDFLFKNLDANGHIKRGSGEMTAVAIVTDAVRPGVVFANFLHPRWPGAAANSLVHRVPDPITNRYRFKLGKGIVTRLGESPYKNSFTQMTFKSRVIV